A genomic region of Arachis stenosperma cultivar V10309 chromosome 9, arast.V10309.gnm1.PFL2, whole genome shotgun sequence contains the following coding sequences:
- the LOC130951854 gene encoding uncharacterized protein LOC130951854 encodes MARGDYMMNSLSYFSFAVLFTFLLSIDHVMTHETSKGNEQAYNKNSNGNNFKYPTSFHDDLDTEKRHDSSRDAVEEIVPTHNIKTYDEPSNYRRISSDAHYFPRDYQHDELIFRFGHPRFGQITVPLPFTNSMFAPPKAGERNSLYATPHAYYYPGYQPSGWEDFENFEDGRVIRHRKIMTRPSKIDATLFHVFPAKAPSMTNNGGKPWYGDIDEETIN; translated from the exons ATGGCAAGGGGTGATTATATGATGAATTCACtgtcatatttttcttttgctgttctttTTACTTTCCTCCTATCTATTGATCATGTCATGACTCATGAAACATCTAAAG GTAACGAGCAAGCTTATAATAAGAACAGTAATGGAAACAACTTCAAATATCCAACATCATTTCATGACGATTTAGACACAGAGAAGAGGCATGACTCTAGTAGAGATGCAG TTGAGGAGATAGTTCCAACACATAATATCAAGACTTATGATGAGCCAAGTAATTATCGTCGTATCTCTTCAGATGCTCATTATTTTCCAAGGGACTATCAACATGATGAACTTATATTTCGGTTTGGTCATCCTCGTTTTGGACAAATAACAGTTCCTTTACCATTTACCAATTCTATGTTTGCACCACCAAAAGCTGGTGAAAGAAACTCTTTGTATGCAACTCCTCATGCCTATTACTATCCTGGCTACCAACCCTCGGGATGGGAAGACTTTG AGAACTTTGAAGATGGAAGAGTAATAAGGCATCGCAAAATTATGACGAGGCCTTCAAAAATTGATGCGACTTTATTCCATGTGTTTCCAGCAAAGGCTCCTAGCATGACAAATAATGGTGGTAAACCATGGTATGGCGACATTGACGAGGAGacaataaattaa